AAGAGATCAAGACCCCGGCGGGGACGTTCCAGACGATCCGGGTGCAGCCGACCGCCGATGAGGGCGTGGTGAAGAACCGGGGAACGATTTACATCTGGTATACGGACGATGCGCGGCACATGCCGGTGCAGATACGCGCCCGCTTGTTCTGGGGTACGATCACGTTTCATCTACAAAGCTACGAGATTCGATAATCGAGACAGGCGAGGTAAAGCAATGAGCACACACGAGATCGACCAGAACGAGTTGGATGAGAACCAAGTGATTGTGGGACGGTACCTGGACCCGGCCGAGGCGCACATGGCGCAGGGTCTGTTGGAGTCGGCAGGGCTGGAGTCGTTTTTGCAGGGCGAGAACGCCAACGCAATCGTGCCGATGGCGTTCCGCACGCGGTTGACGGTGCGGCAGGAAGATGAGGAGGCGGCGAAGGCGCTGCTGGCCGGTCCCAACCTGCCTGAAGAAGAGCAGGCCGAAGGGAACCAGCCGGGTGAGTAAAGCGGTACTTTGTCTTTCGGGCGGGATGGACTCGTGCGTCTGCGCGGCTCTGGCGGCGAAGCAGCACGAGGTCTACGCCCTGCACTTCAGCTACGGGCAGCGGACCGAGGCTCGCGAGCTGAAGGCGGCGCAGGAGATCGCGCGGCTGGTGGGGGCCAAGGAGCTGCTGCACCTGAAGATCGACCTCTTCCG
This is a stretch of genomic DNA from Granulicella sp. WH15. It encodes these proteins:
- a CDS encoding DUF2007 domain-containing protein gives rise to the protein MSTHEIDQNELDENQVIVGRYLDPAEAHMAQGLLESAGLESFLQGENANAIVPMAFRTRLTVRQEDEEAAKALLAGPNLPEEEQAEGNQPGE